The genomic segment acacctggACGCGTACGGTGGATGGCTACCGTAACCGGAACTGATCAGGCACGATCCcaaaatggggggggggggagtgggatTGGCAAAACTTGAAGTAAGAAACGGATACTACAGAAACCGCTCCGCGGTCGCGCACGGCACAACCCGGTTCGCCCGGTTCGGGTGGACGGGTTCTTGTTCGCTGCCTCGCGCCCTCTGTCCCTTTGCAGTGTTGTTCAACCCTGGTGCGTCGCTGGAGAGAGCGGAAGCAAACCAGCCCCGCATCAGCCGCTCGTCGATCCACCCAGCAAAGAAGGTAGTGATTCAGTTCGAGGAGGAacacgaggaggaagaggacggtgacggtgacggtgacggcgacggcgacgatgacgctgaCTCCGGGTCGGTGTTTGGCTCTGCGCTATCGCCTATCGCGGAGAAGCTGGTCCTGGAGCAGCATAAACCGGCGGCCCAGAAGCTCTATCCGGCTTTCTTTCGAAACATTCCACCGTTAGGGCACTCGCGGCCCTACTACCAGCCACCGGTTGACCCCTCACtcatcgagcaacagcagcagcagcagcagcagcaacaacagccacgCTACAGCAACAAACTCCGGCAGAATGGGGCGGTTCCCGGGGGCGGTCCGGTGATTGTGCCCCTGCCGGAAGCAGCGCCGGCTGCCGCTGCCCTGCCCGCCCTACTCGGTTCCGGTGACTTTGGTGTCATCAAGGGTAAGTAGCTCGGTTACAAATCCTCCCCCATGGCAAACAGGAGCTAATTTCtcgcccctctctctctctctctctctcacgtccAGGTGGTACGTTCTACTACGATAGCGATGTGCCGGGgaagggcggtggtggtggcagcttcCTAGACGAGTTCTACCGGCTGTCGGGCTACCCGGGCGGCAACAATGGGCACGGACGGCCCCAGCTCGGCTACCTGGTGCAGGCGGCCAAAGCGGCCGGCCAAGGCGGGCCGGCACCGAAGGAGGAACAGTTCTCCAACTTCCGCGACTTTGCCGACATCAACATCGCGAACGATCCGGCCTACTCCCACCGGGCGCCAAAGTACGAGCCGCCGGCGGCCacctaccagcaccaccacgaaccggACAACATCCTGGACGAGCTGCGGTCACTGGATCAGCGACAGCCGGCGGTGCCCGGCGCCAAGGCGGCGCAACCCAAAGACAAAGAGCGGGGCACCGGCAGTAGACGGCAGCGGGCCAGCAGTTCCACGTGCCCGGATGACGCCAGCACGAACGAGGACGACTATATGATGGCATCGAGCTAGAGCGGAAGgggccccccccctcccgggagtggagtggaaaataaagaataagagagacagcgagagagagagagagtgagaaagagagaaaaaaatgcgatGGCCTAGTGACCTATATCCTCTTCTAAAACTCTAAATTGCAACCCCATGACAGTGCAGGGTGGAAGGAtactaggggggggggggggggggggttaataATTGTCAACGGTTCTGCGATGCCCGGAAAACCCACCACTGCCCCTTAATCGCTGTACTTTCCTTAAGTGATTATGTCTCTGTATTCCTCCGGTgagtgcgtgtttgtgttgttatgtttgtgtgcctatgtacgtatgtgtgtgagCGAGTGGATGCTTGTGTTGCATTAGATTTATCATGCTTATGTCCCAGAGGAGCGCAGTGCGAAGCGCACGAAGTGATGAgagatgcgagagagagagagagaggtgtgcGCGCCTCACTTTCCACACTCCCGCTCGACCAATTTCCGTTTGGCAATACTCGTTACCAATCGTTTCGGTTCCTCAACGCAAACCTACCAATTTGTCTTTTGTTGTTACGAACGGGAACGAATAAATGATACGCTATTCCACCCAGCCCAGTAAAGTAGTACGGAAATGAACGTGTGTACTGTGTACTAGAGTGgcaaatctctctctctctctttctctctctctctctctctctctctctctctctctctgtctgtctctctagACCTCACCACGTTCGTAACTGCGTGTACTTCTTGCGGTCGAAATACTGGAGCTCgccaaaaaacgaaagaattgGATTCTATTAACGGATGatgcccaaaaaaaggataattatcgacgattttttgtgacgcaaccatgctacttcatttttccatgtGAATGGCacattaaactgcaacttttgaagaagatttggttcaattttgcggaagattcattacaaactccatccatggcagcaaatttaggcagtcgtgtcttcgattagatactttttccggtgcccatcgtagctcgGTGATGGATgatcagaaaaacacaaatcgatactcgttagaaagattataagttgaTCCAGCTAGCCCCGTCAAGCGTTTGTTGAATGtcttatttttcgatgtttggcagatttttaaagttgcaAAACTGATGCTTTTTATCGTTTTGCCTAAagacacgatttttggcgatttgtttcaaaaaaaagtatcaaccatttttataaaatctcaACGGGTAAACCTGGCAAACAGTGTAccgattatgtgttaaaaatttcaaaccgatcggtccagtagtttttacgctaggcaccgattttgaaaacgaaaccgaCGAGCTGCATGGAACCCTTGTATCAAACgcgaatttaaaaaaaaaaatccgtaaCGTGGTCAGTTGTGCTTCGATTGAGCCAAAAACTTTACACAATGtccttgaaaggatcagcattcaggggaaaatgttaaaagcatgtgtcacaaaaacgaaaacaaaataccAATTAAGGTGAGCGGGTGGCATGGAGTTTGAAAGGAGGCCCCCGAGGCTGGTAGAAGATGACGGAGGAATGAGCAATGGAGTAAAAAATGAGTAAACAATACGCTCGCCGCATCGGGGGTGCCAATGGGTAAGATACTATATTCTTCTAGCAAGCTTTTGGGTGCTTTTGGGCTCACCACGCGAACTCCCCTGGCGAATGAACTGGTGATTATTTGCTGTCATGACACATCCAGGTCCTCGTGGgccgaaacacacacacgcacgcacaggtTATTGCGCGCAGTGCGCAGGTCTGACCTCCCCCGTTCGTTGGTGCAagtaccatcagcagcagcagcagcagcacctcttACAggtgctggctagctggctggtatTTGGCAAGCGCCAGAAAGCGCCAGTGGCAgctgggtggtggaaaaaaaaaatgtttacccacgtcgtcgtctccaCTGTTGTACAAGCATTAACCTGGAAGGTGGTCAAGTTCTAAGATCCAGTGAAAGAGAGGCTAGAAACAACAAGGAGGCAATCAGAAACAAGCAAAGTAACCCAGTACCCAGTCTCAGTGGTGCCATTAAGGGGGTGTTAAGCAACATGAAAAACAACACCTACCAGCCGCAGCACctcggtggtggctgcggtagtggcagtagcagcagcagtagcaccaccatcaccaccaccaccaccaccacatccgcCACTATCAACCACTGCAAGTACACGGGATGCGTCCTgaataacaacaaccacagtGGCAGCAGTTGTAGCACCAGCGGTGGCATCCTTCATGGCAACAAAAATCAACCACGCACGATcaatgggcagcagcagcagcagcagcaggggctaCGCGTCAGTCGAAGCAGCACCCGGAAAAAGCCCTTCCATTTCATATCCAACAtgtggaagatgaagaaaatcATCAAGTACGACGACATTATGTTCCACCGGGAGATGAACTGTCGGGCACGGTCAGAACCGTCAGGTAGGCTGAGCATCGTCTCCGCCAGCCCCCACCCCAAACATGTACCCTTTTTCGTTTGCCTTCCCGCCAGTATCGACGTACAGCTGCACCGGCAAGGGTTGCCAGCGGAAGTCATCGCCGTCGTTTTCGATGCTCAGCCTGTCGCCGGCCAAGTTCCAGAAGTCGACCGACGACGAGCTGGAGGTGACGCGACTCCGGCTGTCCCGCAACGACAACCCGTTCGTGCAGAAGGTACTGGCCAGCCGGGACAACGTGACGACGGATGTCATCGATGATACCGAGTCGGACGATGCGATCCTCATCCTCATGTCGGACGTaagtgtgtgctgctggggagggggagagagtaACGCTGCGACTAATGTGCCATTTACATTGTGCCAATAACACCAGGAGTTGAACGGTGATGCGGAAACCGATCCCCTGGCGCTGCCGCAAGTGCACGAGCACATGATTCGCTCGCCACCGCCAACGTTTTGGCCCCGGGCACAAAAGACTGTCTTTAACTTTAGTGGCGGCCAGGAGGAAGCGCCATGTCTTCAGCGAGCGGCCAAGGATGCCGGTGTGGCGGTGCGTAGCTCGCTCGCGGTGCTGGTTTCAAATCCGTTCACCGTTCTCACCCGGACCCCTCTTCCACTCTCCCCCGTTGCAGGCTACCAAGCAATTCGGCGGACAGCGCTAGGATATCGCGTGGCGGGCCCGTCCCCCCGTTTCAGCAGCATTTTGTTCGATTCCGCTCCACCAAACAGCCACCGTCACACTCTCCTGCGTGCACCTCGCTTCTATTTGACGCCACGCGCCAAAAGGCCATCTCttccaaaaacaaattaagCAGTTCAAGCGTGAACCCTGCCACCGTGCGGCTCTCCATTTTCCCCGTTAATCCGCCCTCCGGAAGAAAACCCCGGAATGTGTGTACTCGCATCGGTTGCGTTCGGTCGTTGGTGCTTGGGCCATAGGTTTGGTGAAGGAATATGGGATCCCCGAAACGGCAAAACTATGGATATTCTTTACTATAACTTGTTACATCGTTTACTAGTAAATATATGTATACATATAGATATATGTATATACATATAAATGCTTAGTGTTTATCATCATCGGGTTTACGTTGTTTGGCGGTatatgtttctttttaaaaaaaaaggacctctCTAGCATGCGACTTGTATGGAGCGACCGGAAGTATGCAAATAGCATAACTTTATGCGTTAAGCATGAAACGCGCCAGAAACAAACAATAGGTGAAGTGGATTTTTGTGGGACGACTTTAAACCGAACATTTAGATAGTAAGGAAGGTCGGAGGGGAGTgtaaaacaccacaaacattATTATAAAATGTTTAGACCACAAAACTCGCCCTTCCACCCTTTTTCCTAGTACCGTAATTTACGTTTCCATGATTTGATCCTGTGAAAGAAAGGACACAAAACAAGGCACTCACGTGACGGAGGTGGTAACAGTGGGTTTATAACCGGTTTTTATCTCCCTCCTACACCATTCTCCACAACAAAATAGTTTAAATATTAACCCCCCCATTCCCACAGTTATGCAATTTTTTACATATTAtagcatatttttttatagACACTGTCATGacttgtggtttttggtgtttttttaaCAGCAAAGTGTATTAAAGAAAACAGGTAAAGTCACCAAAACCATTTCCTGCATGTAGAGCTCGCAATTTCTATCCAAAACTATGGGAAAACTTTgggaaaacagcggaaaaacAGCGTTAAAAGGCTGCCGGAGCGCGGAACCGGACCAGTATAAACCAAACGGAGGGAAAATTATGCTGCGAGGGTATAAAAAATCATGGTGTAATTTTTAACATCGCCCGTAAAAACACTCTTTCCGCGTAAAATCGCTGTAACAAGGGCGAAATTCTTCACAGTTCTGCTCCATTCCATGCACtagaccaacaaactgcactctGGTCGTGGATCCCGTGGATTTTGTTGGGTAACTGGAGCGGAACCCCAAGGCGGAACCTTGCATCCTTGCAGTTCGGGACACGGCGTCGACCGGTGTTTTAAGGTATTTCAATCGCAACACAATCAACATGAAAgcgaatcagcagcagcagcaacagcagaagttTGTGATCGTCCGTGCGATGAACAATCGCCAGTACACTGTACCGTTGGTGCCAAACATAACATTCTACGATGTAAGTACGCCCAGCGCACCGCAACGCTGATTCTATCGCTCATTTGTCGCCTTTCGCTTGCAGATACTGAAGCATGTTTGTCAGAAAACCAATCTGGAACCAGCGGAACATATTCTAGTCTTCCGCAATCGGCCACAGGACTCGTCACTGATGTTTCGCTTCTCGGGGATTCCGAACAAAGCGATGCTAGCAATGGAGAGGGCAAAGCGAGCGCGCGTCTTATCGCAGGTGACGATTGTGCTGCACTGCGAGAATGGTGCACGTCCATCTGGGACGTTTCATCCTACTGCATCGTTGCTCGAGGTGCTACAGCAACTCTGCCCCGAATTGGCCCGGGCGGATGCGAATCCGGTGATGATCTATACGCGCTGCGAACTGTTGTGGGATCAGCTCGCGGAGACGACACTAGAAAACCTTGGTcagaccggtggtggtgctgtcatTCGGCTATTGCAACGAAAACCTGAAGAACTGAAGTTACAGGCCAACGTTTCATCGCCGCTGCCGAAAGTAATGCGAGCGGAGGAACCTGCTGCACCGATAACGAAGAAGGTGCAGGCAACCGAGACAGTCTCGAAGCTACCGGAAACCCCCCCGGCATGTGCTGAGCCGTTGCCTCAAGCGCAACAAGTGCCTCTTCTAGCAACCGAACAGCCGGCAGAAGTACCACCACCCGTGGAATCTGTTTCGGAATGCGCCACACCAATCAACCAGAACATCACCAGCGGTGTTCCCGCGAAGGACGAGGGGCTCTCGGTGCCAAAGATTTGCAGTGAGCGTCCGGGAAAAATTGTGTACATTGGCGACCGGCAGGCAGTCCTTTACCATCGTGAGTTATACGAACAAGAGCCCCCGTacaacgatgaggatgattcCTTTTTCGAGCTGACCGTTGCGGAAGTGATTCAGCTGCAGAAGCAACTGCAGGAGCGTGTCCGGGAGCTAGAATCAATGCCGCTAGTAGCCTCAACATGGCGTGAGCTACAGCGTCAAAAGACAATGCTGAATTTGATCAGCCACTACCCTAAGTCAGTGATCAGAATACTCTTTCCCGATCGATACATACTGCAGGGCGTGTTTCAGGTTCATGAGACGGTTGCGGATGTAGAGAACTTTGTCCGCGAGTTCTTGATCGATCCAGCCACACCATTCACACTCTGTAAGTTCTCCCGTTCCGACCGTCAGTCGAGACCTGTAACAATGTTAATTGCGGTAGAAATGACacattatttttcttttccttttccctctccaCGCCCGCCCAAAAGATACCACTCCACCGAAAGAGATTCTACCGTCGACAGCAACCTTGCTCGAATTGAATTGCGTTCCGAGAGCGATGCTTCATTTCGGTCCTAGCGTATCGCCTGCCAGTGGATGCTGCTATCTGCAAAGCAAACTGATGGATCAGCTTTCCGATGTTTATGGTGCAGCGGAGGTTGCAGCTCAGGCAATGCGTCGTGCATCGAACAAAAGCGGAGGTGATGGTGCGTCAGTGCCGTCCAGCGTAGCAACATCCGCCACcacggaacagcagcagcaccgtgaggACAATCAAGCGCCAGGGGCGGCTAGCCTACCGGAACGCAACACAAACAGTGCCAAAACGCAAACACAGCTGCAGCATTCCAAGCAAGAGGCGATGCTGCTCAAGTTTTTGAAAAAGTAGCACCGCTGCTTAATGGAAGCCCATGTTTCGTTTTCTCATTTGAATATTCCACAATTTAATTCACTCATGTTGCCACTACCATGGCGCACACtcttttttcaattcaatatttTACATATCATTTGGAGCAGTCGTTTGGAAGAGCTCCTTTAattattctctctctttttccgcttctctaaacattatttctctctctcatttcaATGGACTGCTATATTTTCCGTGGCGTTCCGTGCCCGTCTGACCATAGGCAAACACTGGAGAGTTGAAGCCGGACAGTTGCTCCTCGATGTAGTCATGGCCGAATGGCACACTTCAGTGGTGCCTCTTTTATGTTAACAGTAACAGGCAGCCCTCGTCTTAAATCATAacatattcttttttttttcaaaattcctTAAACACAAGCGCggattttcccaaaaacctttGAAATCCCGTATACCCGCGACCCGTAATCAGCAGCAAGCGCAGCCTTCTAGCACAGTCTAGTGACCGggtaattgaaataaaacttCAATCGTTTTCTAAAAGCGAAACCATTAGCTTTGATGCGTAAAGCCTAGCTGGTAAAACTGGTAATTTATGGAAAACTATTGTTACAGCATACACCATGctattgaaataaaaacggTG from the Anopheles aquasalis chromosome X, idAnoAquaMG_Q_19, whole genome shotgun sequence genome contains:
- the LOC126573195 gene encoding uncharacterized protein LOC126573195, coding for MQSGPPLSRSLSLATVPVFFLFERARGPPPPQVYKMASEPILTGIIADRSPSLLLLLLLQLLLLAPLLHLTWATPVVVDSRTAAASINPSTTTTTTTRSHYQHQHHHQPAATPTTIADDGVLFNPGASLERAEANQPRISRSSIHPAKKVVIQFEEEHEEEEDGDGDGDGDGDDDADSGSVFGSALSPIAEKLVLEQHKPAAQKLYPAFFRNIPPLGHSRPYYQPPVDPSLIEQQQQQQQQQQQPRYSNKLRQNGAVPGGGPVIVPLPEAAPAAAALPALLGSGDFGVIKGGTFYYDSDVPGKGGGGGSFLDEFYRLSGYPGGNNGHGRPQLGYLVQAAKAAGQGGPAPKEEQFSNFRDFADINIANDPAYSHRAPKYEPPAATYQHHHEPDNILDELRSLDQRQPAVPGAKAAQPKDKERGTGSRRQRASSSTCPDDASTNEDDYMMYTGCVLNNNNHSGSSCSTSGGILHGNKNQPRTINGQQQQQQQGLRVSRSSTRKKPFHFISNMWKMKKIIKYDDIMFHREMNCRARSEPSVSTYSCTGKGCQRKSSPSFSMLSLSPAKFQKSTDDELEVTRLRLSRNDNPFVQKVLASRDNVTTDVIDDTESDDAILILMSDELNGDAETDPLALPQVHEHMIRSPPPTFWPRAQKTVFNFSGGQEEAPCLQRAAKDAGVAAEPCILAVRDTASTGVLRYFNRNTINMKANQQQQQQQKFVIVRAMNNRQYTVPLVPNITFYDILKHVCQKTNLEPAEHILVFRNRPQDSSLMFRFSGIPNKAMLAMERAKRARVLSQVTIVLHCENGARPSGTFHPTASLLEVLQQLCPELARADANPVMIYTRCELLWDQLAETTLENLGQTGGGAVIRLLQRKPEELKLQANVSSPLPKVMRAEEPAAPITKKVQATETVSKLPETPPACAEPLPQAQQVPLLATEQPAEVPPPVESVSECATPINQNITSGVPAKDEGLSVPKICSERPGKIVYIGDRQAVLYHRELYEQEPPYNDEDDSFFELTVAEVIQLQKQLQERVRELESMPLVASTWRELQRQKTMLNLISHYPKSVIRILFPDRYILQGVFQVHETVADVENFVREFLIDPATPFTLYTTPPKEILPSTATLLELNCVPRAMLHFGPSVSPASGCCYLQSKLMDQLSDVYGAAEVAAQAMRRASNKSGGDGASVPSSVATSATTEQQQHREDNQAPGAASLPERNTNSAKTQTQLQHSKQEAMLLKFLKK
- the LOC126572070 gene encoding uncharacterized protein LOC126572070; the encoded protein is MKNNTYQPQHLGGGCGSGSSSSSSTTITTTTTTTSATINHCKYTGCVLNNNNHSGSSCSTSGGILHGNKNQPRTINGQQQQQQQGLRVSRSSTRKKPFHFISNMWKMKKIIKYDDIMFHREMNCRARSEPSVSTYSCTGKGCQRKSSPSFSMLSLSPAKFQKSTDDELEVTRLRLSRNDNPFVQKVLASRDNVTTDVIDDTESDDAILILMSDELNGDAETDPLALPQVHEHMIRSPPPTFWPRAQKTVFNFSGGQEEAPCLQRAAKDAGVAATKQFGGQR